The proteins below come from a single Mytilus edulis chromosome 5, xbMytEdul2.2, whole genome shotgun sequence genomic window:
- the LOC139522770 gene encoding WD repeat-containing protein 97-like isoform X4 gives MTSSLTRFINNFSEEVESEGNLSKNILLLRERARTEEKQKAVNYWKLLRNTIRKATQAAVESDIKQVNISHGMHHHRKINHQTKLKCVIFIKERKEYLTTDGKVVEMFLEDGRRKPEKSMFAPEEPMDNIMYCRETKQFVGWKKGEDELFLMNDEFEIISQARVPSKIDLATYNNSTGEIMTFSPGFCVSWAFRYGARHLIPRKMTKTRFKEDKETRKYIPFKHMILEETASRAQKCYVSYVNSVVIFNVFEGKEVDHRLHLHEREISALTYFNPLKYLITAAIDGSIKVWDSKEWFLQMVFVGHTQSVTSLAVYPEGPAIMSSSKDKTVRVWNLDSCDEMDRAKVDETPEGMATELNYDKFLTWSGTHVDMWKIQHLFNIHTAIGQRVVGIKHTSHPFHPVRSVIVSHDCSIRIVSPPTGDVITTLLLDSKVGVVDAAYSIEYDDLFVVTNNGDIIKSKTDTNPCRIINTWKCQNPKEACNYLLVYEYVPDFDTDVWAAFKRGLATKSIKKDASDDEDEEEEEEKEKKKSKKSHNKTLLLGGRKDGSICVFDWITGKVTFKVDAHGSKGVLSMIANSKQDLVISAGMDNFIKVWRLYPFAEEALAPLMEPLFCAQTPIHMTMLKTNLCVALQQQTTATYCIVIYNLKDRIFNMPKDQTDRFDHSPDEDHNDSITGLTSCPRLKLYASGGMDGTIRIWNDENQLIRLLKLKTMPYSLGFCSEKGDLLVGIGNHLYLIPHQHYLPKGYRLKMVSMKFAQPKKEQPLPFDALKLKTLSKRDFTRIKKSHSSFKYDHFEDKLTPEEEEEVTREKKIKQAAFAVLSKRDSELQKIREGEFAAKKPKLMTQEEQDRAFKNYMKMFYDKPRLTIPPDDPFPSDTASDYLRRGEIDEAALQIKDEPWKPEREPSGFFPPLSRSSTFRKSQGTPPEPLQAAYESATSSAAKSGLVPNSVLTKILWPPPPPPPPKDTWKLPTFEDGKMVVPEPEEEEVEEPPAEEEETEDQHLEFVIDDWGEKESIKSESSVTSPKSPNKREVTFSKKDTVHEFDKDKELATPTTGSRQSSGLMSKFKDIMAKPPSQQDDDDASTITLTPRSPTEMAEAIRSKESSFNKPPSPPKDPKPVVKPPSRREVKPLKPLTLPPPQPKVERAKSPAPLVKPSAPRQRTPTPPRPETPLPNYVTQFQGADWFDKYFPNCNENTFPKPWNADTFMTMLSRLLRVAEYVFKTKITDSLSMLYTQENISDPTAHSVSKTLISVLNSPKDPPTCLVEDQKSFIVAALQALSKLGIRDMDFITEMMVQFLDGDKEVRATTMDMLNSCGLQDQQKYFIKELDSWDIWNVEEADRKADLRKMVHSWLDRWMTSYKLHLEDTIERMKKGQNIHGKLNRGSKGILRKGSTDTVTTIPDRASITVTFDQPPDQSIVDSATYIDCINYFVEMMMDKALDGVRKGGKRPPGAQENVVQAKNTVLVLPKLPHKPALVRLGETHTSQCRPHRETNLHIDYRYPSTTNRGYQPPPGSLSGFAPSINLPMKPVYINPFPCEVDMYDTRFQEPILITLKSAQKYFVPAQSIVADMFETAIPPAR, from the exons ATGACATCCTCTTTAACTCGTTTCATTAACAACTTCTCTGAAGAGGTTGAGAGTGAAGGAAACCTCAGCAAGAACATCCTCCTCCTCAGAGAACGAGCCAGAACAGAGGAGAAACAAAAGGCTGTTAATTACTGGAAACTTTTACGTAACACCATTCGTAAGGCAACACAAGCTGCTGTGGAATCAGATATCAAACAAGTCAATATTTCACATGGAATGCACCAccatagaaaaattaatcaccagACAAAATTGAAATGTGTCATCTtcataaaagaaagaaaa GAGTACTTGACTACTGATGGTAAAGTGGTAGAGATGTTTTTAGAGGATGGACGTCGTAAACCAGAAAAGAGTATGTTTGCTCCAGAGGAACCAATGGATAACATAATGTACTGTAGAGAGACGAAACAGTTTGTTGGATGGAAGAAAGGAGAAGATGAACTATTT ttgatGAATGATGAGTTTGAGATTATTTCACAAGCCAGAGTTCCCTCTAAGATAGATTTAGCCACCTACAACAACAGCACAGGGGAGATAATGACATTTAGTCCAGGATTTTGTGTG AGTTGGGCATTCAGGTATGGAGCCAGACATCTTATACCGAGGAAAATGACTAAGACAAGATTTAAAGAAGACAAAGAAACTAGAAAATATATTCCCTTCAAACATATGATACTTGAAGAAACAGCCAGTAGAGCACAGAAGTGTTATGTCTCGTATGTTAATAGTGTTGTG atATTTAATGTGTTTGAAGGTAAAGAAGTTGATCATAGACTCCACCTTCATGAAAGAGAAATATCAGCTTTAACATACTTCAATCCTCTAAAATATCTCATAACAGCTGCTATTGATGGGTCAA TAAAAGTATGGGACAGTAAAGAATGGTTTCTACAGATGGTATTTGTAGGTCATACTCAGTCAGTCACATCATTAGCAGTTTACCCAGAAGGCCCTGCAATCATGTCTTCCAGTAAAGATAAGACTGTACGTGTCTGGAACTTAGATTCCTGTGATGAAATGGACAG AGCCAAGGTGGATGAGACACCGGAGGGTATGGCTACAGAACTGAACTATGATAAGTTTCTAACCTGGTCTGGGACACATGTAGATATGTGGAAAATACAACATCTATTTAACATACACACTGCTATAGG acaaaGGGTGGTGGGGATCAAACACACATCCCATCCCTTTCATCCCGTCAGATCTGTAATAGTCAGCCATGACTGCAGTATTAGGATTGTGTCGCCACCTACTGGAGATGTCATTACTACTTTGTTACTGGACTCTAAAGTTGGAGTAGTGGATGCTGCCTATTCTATAGAATATG atGATTTGTTTGTTGTAACAAACAATGGAGACATTATAAAGAGTAAAACAGATACAAATCCTTGTAGAATTATAAACACATGGAAATGTCAGAATCCAAAAG AGGCCTGTAACTATTTACTAGTGTATGAATATGTACCTGACTTTGATACTGATGTATGGGCTGCATTTAAACGCGGTCTGGCAACAAAAAGCATCAAGAAAGATGCTAGTGATGATGAGGatgaggaagaagaagaagaaaaagaaaagaaaaagtccAAGAAAAGTCATAATAAAACTCTCCTGCTTGGAGGAAGGAAAGATGGATCTATTTGTGTATTTGATTGGATTACAGGAAAAGTGACTTTTAAAGTTGAT GCTCATGGATCTAAAGGTGTATTGAGTATGATTGCCAACTCTAAACAGGATCTGGTTATTTCTGCTGGCATGG ATAACTTCATTAAAGTTTGGAGGTTATATCCATTTGCTGAAGAGGCATTAGCTCCCTTAATGGAGCCTCTGTTTTGTGCTCAGACCCCTATACACATGACCATGCTGAAGACCAATCTGTGTGTAGCATTACAACAGCAGACCACAGCTACGTACTGTATAGTTATATACAACCTGAAAGACAGAA TTTTTAACATGCCCAAAGATCAAACAg ATCGATTTGACCATTCTCCAGATGAGGACCACAATGATTCTATAACAGGCCTAACAAGTTGTCCCAGGCTTAAGTTATATGCCTCTGGTGGAATGGATGGAACCATACGGATCTGGAATGATGAAAATCAACTAATAAG GTTACTGAAATTGAAGACCATGCCATACAGTCTAGGGTTCTGTAGTGAGAAGGGAGATTTATTGGTCGGCATTGGAAACCACTTGTACCTTATCCCTCATCAACATT ACCTACCAAAGGGATACAGATTAAAGATGGTTTCTATGAAGTTTGCCCAACCAAAGAAAGAACAACCTTTACCATTTGATGCATTGAAACTAAAAACATTGTCGAAGAGAGACTTTACTAGAATCAAAAAATCACATTCATCATTCAA ATATGATCATTTTGAGGACAAACTCACTCCCGAGGAGGAGGAAGAGGTAACtagagaaaagaaaataaaacaagcaGCTTTTGCTGTGTTATCAAAGAGAGATTCTGAACTACAGAAAATTAGGGAAGGTGAATTTGCTGCTAAGAAACCCAAGCTGATGACGCAGGAAGAACAAGATAGAGCATTTAAGAACTACATGAAGATGTTTTATGATAAACCTAGGTTAACA ATTCCTCCAGACGACCCGTTTCCATCTGATACTGCTAGTGATTATCTGAGGAGAGGTGAAATTGATGAAG CTGCATTACAGATCA AAGATGAACCGTGGAAGCCAGAGAGAGAACCATCAGGTTTCTTTCCACCATTATCAAGATCCAGCACATTCAGAAAATCCCAGGGCACACCACCAGAGCCACTGCAGGCTGCCTATGAGAGTGCTACAAGTAGTGCCGCCAAGAGTGGGCTGGTACCTAACTCTGTATTAACCAAGATACTCTGGCCCCCACCACCTCCCCCACCTCCCAAGGATACATGGAAGCTTCCTACGTTTGAGGACGGCAAGATGGTGGTTCCTGAACCTGAGGAAGAG GAAGTAGAAGAACCACCTGCTGAAGAGGAGGAAACAGAAGACCAGCATTTAGAATTCGTAATAGACGACTGGGGAGAGAAAGAAAGTATTAAATCAGAAAGTTCTGTCACTTCACCGAAATCTCCTAACAAACGTGAAGTGACATTTAGTAAGAAGGACACAGTCCATGAGTTTGATAAAGACAAGGAATTAGCCACACCTACTACTGGCAGCCGTCAATCATCTGGATTGATGTCAAAGTTCAAGGACATTATGGCTAAACCACCATCTCAACAG GACGATGATGATGCCTCTACAATCACGCTTACACCAAGATCTCCGACAGAAATGGCGGAGGCTATCAGATCTAAAGAATCATCCTTTAATAAACCGCCATCACCACCAAAAGATCCTAAACCAGTTGTTAAACCACCGTCAAGAAGGGAAGTTAAACCACTCAAACCATTGACGCTACCACCACCACAACCAAAGGTTGAAAGGGCAAAATCTCCAGCACCATTGGTCAAACCATCCGCTCCCCGACAACGCACACCTACACCACCTAGACCAGAAACACCGCTGCCGAATTATGTCACTCAATTCCAGGGTGCTGATTGGTTTGATAAATACTTCCCTAATTGTAATGAAAAT ACTTTCCCTAAACCTTGGAATGCAGACACCTTCATGACAATGTTAAGTAGACTATTACGTGTGGCAGAGTATGTATTCAAAACCAAGATCACGGATTCTCTGTCCATGTTATATACACAGGAGAACATTTCTGATCCGACGGCACATTCTGTTAGTAAGACACTTATCTCCGTGTTAAATAGTCCTAAGGATCCACCAACGTGTCTTGTAGAGGATCAGAAGTCGTTTATAGTGGCAGCTTTACAAGCTCTCAGTAAACTTGGTATCAGGGATATGGATTTTATCACAGAAATGATGGTGCAATTCCTGGATGGAGATAAAGAAGTCAG GGCTACAACAATGGACATGTTAAATTCTTGTGGCTTACAGGATCAACAGAAATATTTTATCAAGGAATTAGATTCCTGGGATATATGGAATGTGGAAGAGGCTGACCGGAAAGCAGACTTACGGAAAATGGTGCATTCTTGGCTAGACAG GTGGATGACGTCATATAAACTTCACTTAGAGGATACAATAGAAAGAATGAAGAAAGGACAAAATATTCATGGAAAGTTAAATCGTGGTAGCAAAGGTATTCTCAGAAAG GGTAGCACAGATACAGTCACCACTATACCAGACAGGGCAAGCATAACTG TTACATTTGATCAGCCCCCTGATCAGTCCATAGTAGATAGTGCTACCTATATAGATTGTATTAACTACTTTGTTGAGATGATGATGGACAAGGCTTTAGATGGAGTCAGAAAAGGAGGAAAGAGGCCCCCTGGTGCTCAAGAAAATGTTGTACAGGCTAAGAATACAGTACTGGTGCTACCTAAATTACCACA CAAACCAGCTTTAGTAAGACTTGGTGAAACACATACAAGTCAGTGCAGACCACACAGGGAAACCAATTTACATATAG
- the LOC139522770 gene encoding WD repeat-containing protein 97-like isoform X3, which translates to MTSSLTRFINNFSEEVESEGNLSKNILLLRERARTEEKQKAVNYWKLLRNTIRKATQAAVESDIKQVNISHGMHHHRKINHQTKLKCVIFIKERKEYLTTDGKVVEMFLEDGRRKPEKSMFAPEEPMDNIMYCRETKQFVGWKKGEDELFLMNDEFEIISQARVPSKIDLATYNNSTGEIMTFSPGFCVSWAFRYGARHLIPRKMTKTRFKEDKETRKYIPFKHMILEETASRAQKCYVSYVNSVVIFNVFEGKEVDHRLHLHEREISALTYFNPLKYLITAAIDGSIKVWDSKEWFLQMVFVGHTQSVTSLAVYPEGPAIMSSSKDKTVRVWNLDSCDEMDRAKVDETPEGMATELNYDKFLTWSGTHVDMWKIQHLFNIHTAIGQRVVGIKHTSHPFHPVRSVIVSHDCSIRIVSPPTGDVITTLLLDSKVGVVDAAYSIEYDDLFVVTNNGDIIKSKTDTNPCRIINTWKCQNPKEACNYLLVYEYVPDFDTDVWAAFKRGLATKSIKKDASDDEDEEEEEEKEKKKSKKSHNKTLLLGGRKDGSICVFDWITGKVTFKVDAHGSKGVLSMIANSKQDLVISAGMDNFIKVWRLYPFAEEALAPLMEPLFCAQTPIHMTMLKTNLCVALQQQTTATYCIVIYNLKDRTHQQGKADLKATAEVINNRFDHSPDEDHNDSITGLTSCPRLKLYASGGMDGTIRIWNDENQLIRLLKLKTMPYSLGFCSEKGDLLVGIGNHLYLIPHQHYLPKGYRLKMVSMKFAQPKKEQPLPFDALKLKTLSKRDFTRIKKSHSSFKYDHFEDKLTPEEEEEVTREKKIKQAAFAVLSKRDSELQKIREGEFAAKKPKLMTQEEQDRAFKNYMKMFYDKPRLTIPPDDPFPSDTASDYLRRGEIDEAALQIKDEPWKPEREPSGFFPPLSRSSTFRKSQGTPPEPLQAAYESATSSAAKSGLVPNSVLTKILWPPPPPPPPKDTWKLPTFEDGKMVVPEPEEEEVEEPPAEEEETEDQHLEFVIDDWGEKESIKSESSVTSPKSPNKREVTFSKKDTVHEFDKDKELATPTTGSRQSSGLMSKFKDIMAKPPSQQDDDDASTITLTPRSPTEMAEAIRSKESSFNKPPSPPKDPKPVVKPPSRREVKPLKPLTLPPPQPKVERAKSPAPLVKPSAPRQRTPTPPRPETPLPNYVTQFQGADWFDKYFPNCNENTFPKPWNADTFMTMLSRLLRVAEYVFKTKITDSLSMLYTQENISDPTAHSVSKTLISVLNSPKDPPTCLVEDQKSFIVAALQALSKLGIRDMDFITEMMVQFLDGDKEVRATTMDMLNSCGLQDQQKYFIKELDSWDIWNVEEADRKADLRKMVHSWLDRWMTSYKLHLEDTIERMKKGQNIHGKLNRGSKGILRKGSTDTVTTIPDRASITVTFDQPPDQSIVDSATYIDCINYFVEMMMDKALDGVRKGGKRPPGAQENVVQAKNTVLVLPKLPHKPALVRLGETHTSQCRPHRETNLHIDYRYPSTTNRGYQPPPGSLSGFAPSINLPMKPVYINPFPCEVDMYDTRFQEPILITLKSAQKYFVPAQSIVADMFETAIPPAR; encoded by the exons ATGACATCCTCTTTAACTCGTTTCATTAACAACTTCTCTGAAGAGGTTGAGAGTGAAGGAAACCTCAGCAAGAACATCCTCCTCCTCAGAGAACGAGCCAGAACAGAGGAGAAACAAAAGGCTGTTAATTACTGGAAACTTTTACGTAACACCATTCGTAAGGCAACACAAGCTGCTGTGGAATCAGATATCAAACAAGTCAATATTTCACATGGAATGCACCAccatagaaaaattaatcaccagACAAAATTGAAATGTGTCATCTtcataaaagaaagaaaa GAGTACTTGACTACTGATGGTAAAGTGGTAGAGATGTTTTTAGAGGATGGACGTCGTAAACCAGAAAAGAGTATGTTTGCTCCAGAGGAACCAATGGATAACATAATGTACTGTAGAGAGACGAAACAGTTTGTTGGATGGAAGAAAGGAGAAGATGAACTATTT ttgatGAATGATGAGTTTGAGATTATTTCACAAGCCAGAGTTCCCTCTAAGATAGATTTAGCCACCTACAACAACAGCACAGGGGAGATAATGACATTTAGTCCAGGATTTTGTGTG AGTTGGGCATTCAGGTATGGAGCCAGACATCTTATACCGAGGAAAATGACTAAGACAAGATTTAAAGAAGACAAAGAAACTAGAAAATATATTCCCTTCAAACATATGATACTTGAAGAAACAGCCAGTAGAGCACAGAAGTGTTATGTCTCGTATGTTAATAGTGTTGTG atATTTAATGTGTTTGAAGGTAAAGAAGTTGATCATAGACTCCACCTTCATGAAAGAGAAATATCAGCTTTAACATACTTCAATCCTCTAAAATATCTCATAACAGCTGCTATTGATGGGTCAA TAAAAGTATGGGACAGTAAAGAATGGTTTCTACAGATGGTATTTGTAGGTCATACTCAGTCAGTCACATCATTAGCAGTTTACCCAGAAGGCCCTGCAATCATGTCTTCCAGTAAAGATAAGACTGTACGTGTCTGGAACTTAGATTCCTGTGATGAAATGGACAG AGCCAAGGTGGATGAGACACCGGAGGGTATGGCTACAGAACTGAACTATGATAAGTTTCTAACCTGGTCTGGGACACATGTAGATATGTGGAAAATACAACATCTATTTAACATACACACTGCTATAGG acaaaGGGTGGTGGGGATCAAACACACATCCCATCCCTTTCATCCCGTCAGATCTGTAATAGTCAGCCATGACTGCAGTATTAGGATTGTGTCGCCACCTACTGGAGATGTCATTACTACTTTGTTACTGGACTCTAAAGTTGGAGTAGTGGATGCTGCCTATTCTATAGAATATG atGATTTGTTTGTTGTAACAAACAATGGAGACATTATAAAGAGTAAAACAGATACAAATCCTTGTAGAATTATAAACACATGGAAATGTCAGAATCCAAAAG AGGCCTGTAACTATTTACTAGTGTATGAATATGTACCTGACTTTGATACTGATGTATGGGCTGCATTTAAACGCGGTCTGGCAACAAAAAGCATCAAGAAAGATGCTAGTGATGATGAGGatgaggaagaagaagaagaaaaagaaaagaaaaagtccAAGAAAAGTCATAATAAAACTCTCCTGCTTGGAGGAAGGAAAGATGGATCTATTTGTGTATTTGATTGGATTACAGGAAAAGTGACTTTTAAAGTTGAT GCTCATGGATCTAAAGGTGTATTGAGTATGATTGCCAACTCTAAACAGGATCTGGTTATTTCTGCTGGCATGG ATAACTTCATTAAAGTTTGGAGGTTATATCCATTTGCTGAAGAGGCATTAGCTCCCTTAATGGAGCCTCTGTTTTGTGCTCAGACCCCTATACACATGACCATGCTGAAGACCAATCTGTGTGTAGCATTACAACAGCAGACCACAGCTACGTACTGTATAGTTATATACAACCTGAAAGACAGAA CTCACCAGCAAGGGAAAGCTGATTTAAAAGCAACCGCTGAGGTTATAAATA ATCGATTTGACCATTCTCCAGATGAGGACCACAATGATTCTATAACAGGCCTAACAAGTTGTCCCAGGCTTAAGTTATATGCCTCTGGTGGAATGGATGGAACCATACGGATCTGGAATGATGAAAATCAACTAATAAG GTTACTGAAATTGAAGACCATGCCATACAGTCTAGGGTTCTGTAGTGAGAAGGGAGATTTATTGGTCGGCATTGGAAACCACTTGTACCTTATCCCTCATCAACATT ACCTACCAAAGGGATACAGATTAAAGATGGTTTCTATGAAGTTTGCCCAACCAAAGAAAGAACAACCTTTACCATTTGATGCATTGAAACTAAAAACATTGTCGAAGAGAGACTTTACTAGAATCAAAAAATCACATTCATCATTCAA ATATGATCATTTTGAGGACAAACTCACTCCCGAGGAGGAGGAAGAGGTAACtagagaaaagaaaataaaacaagcaGCTTTTGCTGTGTTATCAAAGAGAGATTCTGAACTACAGAAAATTAGGGAAGGTGAATTTGCTGCTAAGAAACCCAAGCTGATGACGCAGGAAGAACAAGATAGAGCATTTAAGAACTACATGAAGATGTTTTATGATAAACCTAGGTTAACA ATTCCTCCAGACGACCCGTTTCCATCTGATACTGCTAGTGATTATCTGAGGAGAGGTGAAATTGATGAAG CTGCATTACAGATCA AAGATGAACCGTGGAAGCCAGAGAGAGAACCATCAGGTTTCTTTCCACCATTATCAAGATCCAGCACATTCAGAAAATCCCAGGGCACACCACCAGAGCCACTGCAGGCTGCCTATGAGAGTGCTACAAGTAGTGCCGCCAAGAGTGGGCTGGTACCTAACTCTGTATTAACCAAGATACTCTGGCCCCCACCACCTCCCCCACCTCCCAAGGATACATGGAAGCTTCCTACGTTTGAGGACGGCAAGATGGTGGTTCCTGAACCTGAGGAAGAG GAAGTAGAAGAACCACCTGCTGAAGAGGAGGAAACAGAAGACCAGCATTTAGAATTCGTAATAGACGACTGGGGAGAGAAAGAAAGTATTAAATCAGAAAGTTCTGTCACTTCACCGAAATCTCCTAACAAACGTGAAGTGACATTTAGTAAGAAGGACACAGTCCATGAGTTTGATAAAGACAAGGAATTAGCCACACCTACTACTGGCAGCCGTCAATCATCTGGATTGATGTCAAAGTTCAAGGACATTATGGCTAAACCACCATCTCAACAG GACGATGATGATGCCTCTACAATCACGCTTACACCAAGATCTCCGACAGAAATGGCGGAGGCTATCAGATCTAAAGAATCATCCTTTAATAAACCGCCATCACCACCAAAAGATCCTAAACCAGTTGTTAAACCACCGTCAAGAAGGGAAGTTAAACCACTCAAACCATTGACGCTACCACCACCACAACCAAAGGTTGAAAGGGCAAAATCTCCAGCACCATTGGTCAAACCATCCGCTCCCCGACAACGCACACCTACACCACCTAGACCAGAAACACCGCTGCCGAATTATGTCACTCAATTCCAGGGTGCTGATTGGTTTGATAAATACTTCCCTAATTGTAATGAAAAT ACTTTCCCTAAACCTTGGAATGCAGACACCTTCATGACAATGTTAAGTAGACTATTACGTGTGGCAGAGTATGTATTCAAAACCAAGATCACGGATTCTCTGTCCATGTTATATACACAGGAGAACATTTCTGATCCGACGGCACATTCTGTTAGTAAGACACTTATCTCCGTGTTAAATAGTCCTAAGGATCCACCAACGTGTCTTGTAGAGGATCAGAAGTCGTTTATAGTGGCAGCTTTACAAGCTCTCAGTAAACTTGGTATCAGGGATATGGATTTTATCACAGAAATGATGGTGCAATTCCTGGATGGAGATAAAGAAGTCAG GGCTACAACAATGGACATGTTAAATTCTTGTGGCTTACAGGATCAACAGAAATATTTTATCAAGGAATTAGATTCCTGGGATATATGGAATGTGGAAGAGGCTGACCGGAAAGCAGACTTACGGAAAATGGTGCATTCTTGGCTAGACAG GTGGATGACGTCATATAAACTTCACTTAGAGGATACAATAGAAAGAATGAAGAAAGGACAAAATATTCATGGAAAGTTAAATCGTGGTAGCAAAGGTATTCTCAGAAAG GGTAGCACAGATACAGTCACCACTATACCAGACAGGGCAAGCATAACTG TTACATTTGATCAGCCCCCTGATCAGTCCATAGTAGATAGTGCTACCTATATAGATTGTATTAACTACTTTGTTGAGATGATGATGGACAAGGCTTTAGATGGAGTCAGAAAAGGAGGAAAGAGGCCCCCTGGTGCTCAAGAAAATGTTGTACAGGCTAAGAATACAGTACTGGTGCTACCTAAATTACCACA CAAACCAGCTTTAGTAAGACTTGGTGAAACACATACAAGTCAGTGCAGACCACACAGGGAAACCAATTTACATATAG